A genomic segment from Perca flavescens isolate YP-PL-M2 chromosome 13, PFLA_1.0, whole genome shotgun sequence encodes:
- the LOC114566902 gene encoding uncharacterized protein LOC114566902, translating into MWTYRLRCPVAACGGKLAGAGLYKTVRRVLDRSGWYFMGTEYLECSSCHKRVPGWSQDILEQLDIAHREEFPAVLTYKLSCDRAVIGLMKERTLGNSASRLRASLVEQHTKEWMARSMLYLSVLRKLLAPGATLPLAGVSLPPMHPVPTALWLINVYVREALSRLDETRARVTSIFGDLLKMDSTKKITKKLAGGAAGTAAWVTNVGNEYGQVLMSVLTAAEGDGLVDMAAGLMRRYRLAGKAPPKVLYVDRDCCVAAGTSAVHQMFHEWHELVVRLDVWHLMRRRQRGDHRQPPVYWPLHGEAFFAMFEWDAGDVSRLKEAKQSEEGGTSRR; encoded by the exons ATGTGGACATACCGCCTCCGCTGCCCCGTCGCCGCCTGTGGGGGCAAGCTTGCGGGCGCTGGCCTCTACAAAACAGTGAGGAGGGTCTTGGACAGGAGCGGCTGGTATTTCATGGGCACGGAGTACCTGGAATGCAGCTCCTGTCACAAGCGGGTGCCAGGCTGGTCGCAGGACATCTTGGAACAGCTGGATATTGCTCATCGTGAGGAGTTTCCTGCTGTTCTCACGTACAA gCTGTCCTGCGACCGAGCGGTGATAGGGCTCATGAAGGAGCGCACTTTGGGCAACAGTGCGTCTCGCCTCCGTGCCTCTCTGGTGGAGCAGCACACCAAAGAGTGGATGGCGCGGTCGATGCTCTACCTTTCTGTGCTCCGCAAGCTTCTAGCACCGGGCGCGACGCTGCCGCTGGCGGGGGTGTCGCTTCCACCCATGCACCCGGTGCCCACTGCGCTCTGGCTCATAAATGTCTACGTGAGGGAAGCCTTGTCGAGGCTGGACGAGACACGAGCCAGAGTGACTTCCATCTTTGGTGATCTTTTAAAGATGGACTCCACCAAGAAG ATCACCAAAAAGCTTGCGGGCGGTGCCGCTGGAACGGCTGCCTGGGTCACCAATGTCGGCAACGAGTACGGGCAGGTGCTCATGTCTGTCCTCACCGCAGCAGAGGGGGACGGACTTGTCGACATGGCAGCCGGACTGATGAGGCGGTACCGCTTAGCCGGGAAGGCCCCTCCAAAGGTCCTGTACGTGGACCGAGACTGCTGTGTCGCCGCGGGAACGTCTGCAGTCCATCAGATGTTCCACGAGTGGCACGAGCTGGTCGTCAGGCTGGACGTGTGGCACCTCATGCGGCGCCGCCAGAGGGGTGACCACCGACAGCCACCAGTTTACTGGCCTCTTCATGGCGAGGCTTTCTTCGCCATGTTCGAGTGGGATGCCGGAGATGTGTCCCGCCTGAAAGAGGCCAAGCAGTCAGAGGAGGGGGGGACGTCCAGAAGGTGA
- the LOC114566898 gene encoding uncharacterized protein LOC114566898 produces MPNIRQMRKRERKTKKWTQEAMDQAKQEVEAGRLSLRQAAMRFGVPKSSLSDRVSGRVASDFSITHADEDSLVEYCLYSALHGFPLTKPQVLAHALAIYNLRHQDAQRTALGQTWWINFRERQKDRLTSRTPDFIDQGRASCAKRGPIEDYFRLLTTTLEEHVLREKPRQIYNCDETGFQLETNRRQVIVPRGTKHAYRQAQGTREHITVLACLNAVGRISPIYHLQGGYPGAPTIK; encoded by the coding sequence ATGCCCAACATCAGGCagatgaggaagagggagaggaagaccaAAAAATGGACCCAAGAGGCAATGGACCAGGCCAAGCAGGAGGTGGAAGCAGGCAGGCTCTCTCTACGGCAGGCAGCCATGAGGTTTGGGGTCCCTAAGTCCAGCCTGAGTGACCGAGTCAGCGGAAGAGTGGCCTCCGATTTTTCCATCACCCATGCAGACGAAGACTCCCTGGTGGAGTACTGTCTGTACTCTGCTCTGCATGGGTTTCCGCTGACAAAGCCTCAGGTCCTGGCCCACGCTCTGGCCATCTACAACCTCCGCCACCAGGATGCGCAGAGGACCGCGCTTGGCCAGACGTGGTGGATAAACTTCAGGGAACGGCAAAAAGATCGCCTAACATCCAGGACCCCAGACTTCATTGACCAAGGGAGGGCATCCTGTGCTAAGAGGGGGCCCATAGAAGACTATTTCCGGCTCCTCACCACCACCCTGGAGGAGCATGTGCTGAGGGAGAAACCCCGTCAGATTTATAACTGTGACGAGACGGGGTTTCAGCTGGAAACCAACAGACGGCAAGTCATCGTGCCCCGGGGGACCAAGCATGCATACAGGCAGGCCCAGGGAACAAGGGAGCACATCACCGTCCTGGCCTGCCTGAACGCGGTTGGGAGGATATCCCCCATTTATCATCTACAAGGGGGATATCCAGGGGCCCCTACAATAAAGTAG